A single genomic interval of Spirosoma linguale DSM 74 harbors:
- a CDS encoding peptidase M22 glycoprotease (PFAM: peptidase M22 glycoprotease~KEGG: geo:Geob_1514 peptidase M22 glycoprotease), with translation MPLILSLDTSTAICSVALHSTEGSLSSSLLGSYELFTERTSSAMLTTLISDIVRQAGYELTQLDAIAVAKGPGSYTGLRIGVSTAKGLCFALDKPLLAINTLTAMAEQVRSFYPTDYILCPMIDARRMEVYCALYNTDGQEMQPTTAQIIDEQSFDEWLAQKPVVFFGDGAAKCEALLGGHVNAHFPTIPIHPSARTVGQLAIVAYARSEFEDTAAFEPFYLKDFMAIKPKKAPF, from the coding sequence ATGCCGCTCATTCTTTCTCTCGATACATCAACGGCCATCTGTTCAGTAGCTCTGCACAGCACCGAAGGTTCACTCAGCAGTTCACTGCTCGGCTCCTATGAGCTCTTTACAGAACGAACCTCTTCCGCTATGCTCACAACGCTCATCAGCGATATTGTGCGACAGGCAGGTTATGAGCTAACCCAGCTTGATGCTATCGCTGTAGCCAAAGGACCTGGCTCTTACACGGGGTTGCGCATTGGAGTTTCGACAGCAAAAGGACTTTGCTTTGCGCTGGATAAACCTCTACTGGCCATCAATACGCTAACGGCTATGGCCGAACAAGTCCGTTCTTTCTACCCCACAGACTATATACTGTGCCCTATGATTGATGCCCGCCGTATGGAAGTCTACTGCGCCCTATACAATACAGATGGGCAGGAAATGCAGCCAACGACGGCACAGATTATTGATGAGCAATCATTTGACGAGTGGCTGGCACAGAAGCCCGTGGTCTTTTTTGGTGATGGAGCCGCAAAGTGCGAAGCCCTGCTAGGCGGTCATGTCAACGCCCATTTTCCTACGATACCGATCCATCCTTCGGCCAGAACCGTTGGGCAGTTGGCCATCGTAGCCTATGCCCGCAGCGAATTTGAAGATACCGCTGCCTTTGAGCCCTTTTACCTGAAAGATTTTATGGCCATAAAGCCTAAAAAGGCCCCGTTTTAG
- a CDS encoding Soluble ligand binding domain protein (PFAM: Soluble ligand binding domain; polysaccharide export protein~KEGG: sun:SUN_1557 polysaccharide export system outer membrane protein), with the protein MPLTYYAKTLPLLIALSLVTLVSGCISSRQLVYFQGQPTAPDSVKLLDKFVPTVQPGDILTVRVSSLSPEATTFFNPPSATMQFDRMMTPITTSLPEITGYLVNPDGTLELPLLGKVAVGGLTTAQTADKIRELLKTYLKEPTVNIRNQNFRVSVMGEVARPSLFTIPNERITMLEALSLAGDITIYGRRDNVMLIREVDGKRTFTQIDLTRRDLFTSPYYYLHPNDVVYVSPGRARVAAADRTYQLLPIALSALSFLAIIFSRF; encoded by the coding sequence ATGCCATTAACTTATTATGCCAAGACGCTACCCCTACTTATTGCGTTATCTCTGGTTACCTTAGTATCAGGTTGCATATCGTCACGGCAACTGGTGTATTTTCAAGGGCAGCCAACAGCCCCGGATTCCGTTAAACTACTGGATAAGTTTGTACCGACTGTACAACCTGGTGATATTCTGACGGTGCGTGTGAGTAGTCTTAGCCCAGAGGCCACCACGTTTTTTAACCCGCCCTCCGCAACGATGCAGTTTGATCGGATGATGACGCCGATTACAACATCGCTACCCGAAATAACCGGATACCTGGTCAATCCCGACGGTACCCTGGAGCTTCCACTACTCGGGAAAGTAGCAGTAGGTGGGCTGACCACCGCACAGACCGCTGATAAAATCAGGGAGTTGCTCAAAACATACCTCAAAGAGCCAACCGTAAATATCCGGAATCAAAACTTCCGGGTTTCGGTCATGGGCGAAGTGGCCCGCCCCTCGCTATTTACTATCCCTAATGAACGCATAACTATGCTTGAGGCATTGAGCCTGGCTGGTGACATCACCATATACGGTCGGCGTGATAATGTAATGCTTATTCGTGAAGTAGATGGCAAACGTACCTTCACACAAATTGACCTGACACGGCGCGACTTATTTACCTCACCTTACTATTACCTGCATCCTAACGATGTGGTTTATGTGTCGCCGGGCCGGGCCCGCGTGGCTGCCGCCGACCGGACCTACCAGTTATTACCTATCGCATTAAGTGCACTTTCTTTTCTGGCTATCATATTCAGTCGCTTTTAA
- a CDS encoding transcriptional regulator, TetR family (PFAM: regulatory protein TetR~KEGG: dal:Dalk_2333 transcriptional regulator, TetR family), which translates to MEKIRRNRADTTQRIVNALEDVLAEQGLEGARINQIAEKAGISKVLIYRYFGGLDGLMEYYVRMGRMFPHFTPAMLDQIRPIHQDDLAKVWYRQAIQMFRYMRTSKAAREVLKANVVENDPTADVISKAQDDELQRLVNQLSFIEGPDSQAISAVMLGALSYLTIQAQNNHTMVGIDLRSEQGWQRIEGAVKLIYLALNKMAIDTQSVKLSAQAKAQPASQW; encoded by the coding sequence ATGGAAAAAATTAGAAGAAATCGCGCGGACACCACACAGCGTATTGTTAACGCACTTGAAGATGTACTGGCTGAGCAAGGTCTTGAAGGTGCCAGAATTAACCAGATAGCTGAGAAGGCTGGGATTAGCAAAGTGCTTATCTATCGCTATTTCGGCGGCCTAGATGGGTTAATGGAATACTACGTCCGGATGGGTCGAATGTTTCCGCATTTCACTCCGGCCATGCTGGACCAGATTCGTCCTATACACCAGGATGATCTGGCGAAGGTTTGGTACCGGCAGGCGATTCAGATGTTTCGTTACATGCGTACATCGAAAGCCGCTCGCGAAGTATTAAAGGCAAACGTTGTTGAAAATGATCCAACGGCTGATGTCATCAGTAAAGCACAGGATGATGAACTCCAGCGGTTAGTTAACCAGCTTTCGTTTATTGAAGGGCCTGACAGCCAGGCGATTTCGGCCGTTATGCTCGGGGCTTTATCTTACCTGACGATCCAGGCGCAAAACAACCATACCATGGTCGGTATTGATCTGCGTAGTGAACAGGGATGGCAACGTATTGAAGGAGCAGTTAAGCTAATTTATCTGGCACTTAATAAAATGGCGATTGACACCCAATCTGTGAAGTTAAGCGCTCAAGCTAAAGCCCAGCCTGCTAGCCAATGGTAG
- a CDS encoding putative transcriptional acitvator, Baf family (TIGRFAM: transcriptional activator, Baf family~PFAM: Bvg accessory factor~KEGG: gme:Gmet_1986 pantothenate kinase): MQIIVDIGNTDAVFGFYNAARWQHIWRTPARHDESAESYERRLRLWLLEAGLPLSVVKSTVLSSVVPALTPTMRAMLTELFGFAPVVVGPDIYPRLPIEVLCPHEIGSDLVANALAAYTRYQRTCVVVDFGTALTFTTVSGTGKLLGVAIAPGLKTAIRSLFANTAQLPEVPIEVPASALGTSTTHAIQAGVILGYEGLIRSLVSRIQNELDGDCIAVATGGLSGQITSLNDVFTDIVPSLTLDGIRLIGDAVSVGSEEG; this comes from the coding sequence GTGCAGATTATCGTTGATATTGGCAATACCGACGCCGTTTTCGGATTTTATAATGCAGCCCGCTGGCAGCACATCTGGCGAACGCCTGCCCGGCATGATGAGTCGGCCGAATCCTACGAACGTCGGTTACGGCTTTGGCTGCTCGAAGCAGGCTTACCTTTAAGTGTCGTAAAATCGACTGTTTTAAGTAGCGTAGTGCCCGCCCTTACGCCTACGATGCGGGCTATGCTGACAGAACTATTTGGCTTCGCTCCCGTGGTTGTTGGGCCCGATATTTACCCGCGTCTGCCCATTGAGGTGCTGTGCCCCCACGAGATTGGCTCCGATTTAGTCGCTAATGCACTGGCTGCTTATACCCGTTATCAGCGAACCTGCGTTGTTGTCGATTTTGGTACCGCCCTAACGTTCACAACGGTATCAGGAACTGGTAAACTGCTGGGTGTAGCTATTGCCCCGGGTTTAAAAACAGCCATTCGGTCGTTATTCGCCAACACCGCGCAACTCCCAGAAGTACCCATTGAAGTCCCCGCTTCTGCACTCGGTACCAGTACTACCCACGCTATTCAGGCAGGTGTGATATTGGGGTACGAAGGGCTGATCCGCTCGCTGGTCAGTCGTATTCAGAACGAACTGGATGGCGATTGCATAGCCGTAGCCACCGGCGGGTTATCCGGGCAGATTACGTCGCTCAATGATGTGTTCACCGATATTGTCCCTTCGCTGACGCTGGACGGTATTCGGTTGATTGGTGATGCAGTGAGTGTTGGAAGTGAGGAGGGCTGA